In a genomic window of Chaetodon auriga isolate fChaAug3 chromosome 1, fChaAug3.hap1, whole genome shotgun sequence:
- the LOC143338821 gene encoding FERM domain-containing protein 5-like produces the protein MLSRLMSSSIRSLDRECNCTVRLLDDSEYTCTIQRDAKGQYLFDLICHHLNLLEKDYFGIRYVDPDKQRHWLEFSKSIAKQMKSQPPFTMCLRVKFYPPDPAALKEEITRYLVFLQVKRDLYHGRLLCKTSDAALLAAYILQAEIGDYDPGKHPEGYSSKFQFFPKHSEKLERRIAEIHKTELIGQSPETSELNFLQKAQMLETYGVDPHPCKDVSGNPAFLAFTPFGFTVLQGNRRVHFLKWEEVTKLKFEAKTFHIYANQKEDKKIILTYFAPTPEACKHLWKCGVENQAFYKLEKSSQVRTVSSSNLFFKGSRFRYSGKVAKEVMEQSAKIKRDPPEIHRAGMVPSRSCPSITHGPRLTSVPRTRRRAVHISIMEGLESLRDSAHSTPVRSVSHNESFMSSRGQMVDGSEASTSAVISDEAYSPSDSVLPTPVAEHGMEMPLARHLNGAPCSIDEEKESEAGASKEGHAADFTSGRRALRMVRSRPSPPSDVEELNKFILSVLRLFLVTIGLLFALLLLLIMLTESDLDIAFLRDIRKTPEFQQFHFEYFCPLRRWFACKLRWIGGFLISK, from the exons CGGGATGCGAAGGGACAGTACCTGTTCGACCTCATCTGCCATCATCTCAACCTGCTGGAGAAAGACTACTTTGGCATTCGATATGTTGACCCAGACAAACAGAGG cATTGGTTGGAGTTTTCAAAATCAATtgccaaacaaatgaaat CCCAGCCTCCATTCACCATGTGTTTGCGTGTCAAGTTTTACCCACCCGACCCTGCTGCCCTGAAAGAGGAAATCACCAG ATATCTCGTCTTCCTGCAGGTTAAGAGGGACCTCTACCACGGTCGCCTCCTGTGCAAGACATCAGATGCCGCTCTGTTGGCTGCCTACATATTACAAG CTGAAATTGGCGACTACGACCCCGGGAAACACCCAGAGGGCTACAGCTCCAAGTTCCAGTTCTTCCCCAAGCACTCAGAGAAGTTGGAGCGGCGGATTGCTGAGATCCATAAGACTGAGCTGAT aggTCAAAGCCCTGAAACGTCAGAGCTCAACTTCCTCCAGAAGGCTCAGATGCTGGAGACATACGGAGTGGACCCTCACCCATGCAAG GACGTGTCTGGCAACCCAGCTTTCCTGGCTTTTACTCCTTTTGGATTCACTGTGCTGCAAGGAAACCGGAGGGTCCATTTCCTCAAATG GGAGGAGGTGACCAAACTCAAGTTTGAAGCAAAGACATTCCATATATATGCAAATCAGAAGGAG GATAAGAAGATCATACTGACATACTTTGCACCAACACCTGAGGCCTGTAAGCATCTGTGGAAGTGCGGAGTGGAGAATCAGGCCTTCTATAA GTTGGAGAAGTCAAGTCAAGTCCGCACTGTGTCCAGTAGTAATCTGTTCTTCAAGGGTAGTCGCTTTAGATACAG TGGAAAGGTTGCAAAAGAGGTAATGGAACAAAGTGCCAAAATTAAGAGAGACCCCCCAGAGATACACAG ggCTGGCATGGTACCAAGCAGGAGCTGTCCATCCATCACCCACGGCCCTCGATTGACCAGTGTGCCCAGGACCCGACGGAGAGCTGTGCACATCTCCATCATGGAGG GTCTGGAGTCCCTTCGAGACAGCGCCCACTCCACACCTGTGCGCTCCGTCTCCCACAACGAGTCCTTCATGTCCTCTCGAGGCCAGATGGTGGACGGCAGCGAGGCGAGCACGTCAGCCGTCATCTCCGACGAGGCCTACAGCCCCTCAGACAGCGTGCTGCCTACGCCCGTGGCCGAGCACGGGATGGAGATGCCTTTGGCTCGTCACCTCAACGGTGCTCCCTGCAGCATCGATGAGGAGAAGGAGTCTGAGGCGGGCGCATCTAAGGAGGGGCACGCGGCGGATTTCACATCCGGCAGGAGAGCACTGCGTATGGTCAGGAGCAGGCCGTCGCCGCCGAGCGACGTGGAGGAGCTGAACAAGTTCATCCTGAGCGTGTTGCGTTTGTTCCTGGTCACCATCGGACTGCTGTtcgccctgctgctgctcctcatcatGCTCACAGAGTCGGACCTGGACATTGCCTTCCTAAGAGACATCCGCAAGACGCCTGAATTCCAGCAGTTCCACTTTGAATACTTCTGCCCTCTGCGGCGCTGGTTCGCCTGTAAGTTACGATGGATAGGCGGATTCCTCATCAGCAAGTGA